The following proteins are co-located in the Citrobacter freundii ATCC 8090 = MTCC 1658 = NBRC 12681 genome:
- the hslJ gene encoding heat shock protein HslJ, with translation MKKVVTLIALSMLMAGCVSNGKVSVNREQLQHHRFVLQSVNGKPVTVANNPPELSFGENMTVSGKMCNQFHGQGKLSDGELKVKDMAMTRMMCADPQLNALDGIVSEMFKQGAQVDLTADQLTLATAEQTLTFKLADLM, from the coding sequence ATGAAGAAAGTTGTCACGTTGATTGCGCTCAGCATGCTGATGGCTGGCTGTGTGAGCAATGGAAAAGTGTCCGTCAATCGCGAACAGTTGCAGCATCACCGCTTCGTTTTGCAGAGCGTCAATGGCAAGCCGGTAACCGTCGCCAATAACCCACCTGAATTAAGTTTCGGTGAAAATATGACGGTGTCGGGAAAAATGTGTAATCAGTTCCATGGTCAGGGCAAGCTGTCCGACGGTGAATTAAAAGTGAAAGACATGGCAATGACGCGCATGATGTGCGCCGATCCACAGCTTAACGCGCTCGACGGCATCGTCAGCGAGATGTTTAAGCAAGGCGCACAAGTTGATCTGACTGCTGACCAGTTAACACTGGCTACGGCAGAACAAACGTTGACGTTTAAACTGGCAGATTTAATGTAA
- a CDS encoding DUF333 domain-containing protein produces the protein MRAAFWVGCAALLLSACSSEPVQQATAAHVAPGMKAVMSSSGEANCAMIGGSLSVARQLDGSAIGMCALPNGKRCSEQSLAAGSCGNY, from the coding sequence ATGCGCGCAGCGTTTTGGGTAGGGTGTGCCGCGTTATTATTATCGGCGTGCAGCAGTGAACCTGTTCAGCAGGCAACCGCCGCTCATGTCGCACCGGGAATGAAGGCCGTAATGTCCAGTTCTGGAGAGGCAAATTGCGCCATGATTGGAGGTTCGCTCTCCGTGGCACGCCAACTGGATGGTTCTGCCATCGGCATGTGTGCATTACCTAACGGCAAACGCTGTAGTGAGCAGTCGCTTGCCGCCGGAAGCTGTGGGAATTATTGA